One Micromonospora craniellae genomic region harbors:
- a CDS encoding metallophosphoesterase: protein MQKRTLFRLATATVATGAAALAYASLVERNMFTLRRFDVPVLPTGTEPLRVLHLSDLHMTPNQVRKQNWVASLAALDPDLVVVTGDNMAHPGAVPGVLRALQPLLDYPGAFVFGSNDYTGPVLKNPFSYFLPDREYTEGVELPYEELRDVFTGAGWTDLNNRRVTLKAGGRAIDMAGVDDPHIERDDYPSVSGPVSASADLSIALTHSPEPALLDEMAADSFGLLLAGHTHGGQVCVPGVGALVTNCGLPRSMAKGLHRWPGSDSWLHVSAGLGTHPTAPVRFACPPEASLLTLIPR, encoded by the coding sequence ATGCAAAAGCGCACACTATTCCGGCTCGCGACCGCCACCGTCGCGACGGGCGCCGCCGCCCTGGCGTACGCGTCCCTCGTCGAGCGCAACATGTTCACCCTCCGGCGCTTCGACGTCCCGGTGCTGCCGACCGGCACCGAGCCGCTGCGCGTCCTGCACCTTTCCGACCTGCACATGACCCCCAACCAGGTACGCAAGCAGAACTGGGTGGCCTCGCTGGCCGCCCTCGACCCCGACCTGGTCGTGGTCACCGGTGACAACATGGCCCACCCGGGGGCGGTGCCGGGCGTCCTGCGGGCGCTGCAACCGCTGCTCGACTACCCGGGCGCCTTCGTCTTCGGTTCCAACGACTACACCGGCCCGGTGCTGAAGAACCCGTTCAGCTACTTCCTGCCCGACCGGGAGTACACCGAGGGCGTCGAGCTGCCCTACGAGGAACTGCGTGACGTCTTCACCGGGGCCGGCTGGACCGACCTGAACAACCGACGGGTCACGCTCAAGGCCGGCGGCCGGGCGATCGACATGGCGGGTGTGGACGACCCGCACATCGAACGCGACGACTACCCCTCCGTGTCCGGCCCGGTCTCCGCCTCGGCGGACCTCTCCATCGCCCTGACCCACTCCCCCGAACCGGCTCTGCTCGACGAGATGGCCGCCGACAGCTTCGGGTTGCTGCTCGCCGGTCACACCCACGGCGGCCAGGTGTGCGTACCGGGAGTGGGTGCGCTGGTGACCAACTGCGGGCTGCCCCGGTCGATGGCCAAGGGCCTGCACCGCTGGCCCGGCTCCGACTCATGGCTGCACGTCTCCGCCGGCCTCGGCACCCACCCGACCGCCCCGGTCCGGTTCGCCTGCCCGCCCGAGGCGAGCCTGCTCACCCTGATCCCCCGCTGA
- a CDS encoding GatB/YqeY domain-containing protein: protein MSTLKDRLTADMRAALKARDELTTSTLRMALAAVGTAEVSGKAKRELSNDEVLGVLTKEAKKRREAATAFADAGRAEQAARETAEGEVLERYLPKQLSDTELTELVTGALAAGGFTGKAQMGPAMKAAQAAVAGRAEGGRVAAEVRRQLGL from the coding sequence ATGAGCACGCTGAAGGACCGCCTCACCGCCGACATGCGCGCCGCCCTCAAGGCCCGCGACGAGCTGACCACCTCCACCCTGCGGATGGCCCTGGCCGCCGTGGGCACGGCCGAGGTCTCCGGCAAGGCCAAGCGTGAGCTCAGCAACGACGAGGTGCTGGGTGTGCTGACCAAGGAGGCGAAGAAGCGCCGCGAGGCCGCCACCGCCTTCGCCGACGCGGGTCGCGCCGAGCAGGCCGCCAGGGAGACCGCCGAGGGCGAGGTGCTGGAGCGTTACCTGCCGAAGCAGCTCTCCGACACCGAGCTGACCGAGCTGGTCACGGGGGCGCTCGCGGCGGGCGGGTTCACCGGCAAGGCGCAGATGGGCCCAGCCATGAAGGCGGCCCAGGCCGCGGTGGCCGGCCGGGCCGAGGGTGGCCGGGTGGCCGCCGAGGTACGCCGACAGCTCGGCCTCTGA
- a CDS encoding Inducer of phenazine A encodes MTPQMLVYDDFDQRGQARWMSYVMHFHRVDYRSPVINTDRLGFRLSRGADDHASAGGKPADGPIRLLAGSSMAMGIGATCDQATLASRLWTTHAPALPWLNFAGRSHSSAQELLLFLFYRHLLPPVEEIVIVSGLNNLALARLPAAQRGDDGAFFNCGDFFGQMDKLKSQYRTHPFGSGVSPTGGDEPVRPLEVRIADAAALTVRHLESWQQLAAATDTRITFVLQPLATWVRETAAPQEKRLFDELDKISNFWELFGDIATRDSVRRYAELLHLGCEKIDVRFLDINPLLATSVKDDSWLFVNRAHMTDHGLDLVARLLAEQLNFSS; translated from the coding sequence TTGACCCCGCAGATGCTTGTTTACGATGATTTCGACCAACGCGGCCAGGCACGCTGGATGTCCTATGTGATGCATTTTCACCGCGTGGACTACCGCTCCCCGGTCATCAATACGGATCGTCTCGGTTTTCGCCTTTCGCGCGGAGCGGACGACCATGCGTCGGCGGGCGGGAAGCCGGCCGACGGTCCGATCCGGCTGTTGGCCGGCAGTTCCATGGCGATGGGCATCGGAGCCACCTGCGACCAAGCGACGCTCGCCTCGCGACTGTGGACCACCCACGCACCGGCGCTGCCCTGGTTGAACTTCGCGGGCCGCAGCCATTCCTCCGCCCAGGAGCTGCTGCTCTTCCTCTTCTATCGGCACCTGCTGCCGCCGGTGGAGGAGATCGTCATCGTGTCCGGGCTCAACAACCTGGCCCTGGCCCGCCTGCCCGCCGCTCAGCGCGGCGACGACGGCGCGTTCTTCAACTGTGGCGACTTCTTCGGCCAGATGGACAAGCTCAAGTCCCAGTACCGGACGCATCCCTTCGGCTCCGGCGTCTCGCCGACCGGCGGCGACGAACCGGTTCGCCCGCTGGAGGTCCGCATCGCGGACGCGGCTGCGCTGACCGTGCGGCATCTGGAGTCGTGGCAGCAGCTCGCGGCCGCCACCGACACCAGGATCACGTTCGTGCTCCAGCCGCTGGCCACCTGGGTACGCGAGACGGCCGCGCCGCAGGAGAAGCGGCTCTTTGACGAGCTGGACAAGATCTCGAACTTCTGGGAACTGTTCGGTGACATCGCCACCAGGGATTCGGTCCGCAGATATGCGGAGCTACTGCACCTGGGCTGCGAAAAGATCGACGTCAGGTTCCTGGACATCAATCCGCTCCTCGCGACCAGCGTCAAGGACGACAGCTGGCTGTTTGTCAACCGAGCCCACATGACCGACCACGGGTTAGACCTGGTGGCCCGACTGTTGGCCGAGCAGTTGAATTTCTCGTCCTAG
- a CDS encoding penicillin-binding protein: MRKRDHNILTNAASLLICGLLAGVVVAAAAFPAVAMSGLAAKAGAETFGALPKELTMSRAPQISYLLASDKKTPLATMYDENRRDITFADIGENMRNAIIAAEDHDFYHHNGVDLNGVARAFVNNSAAGNDRQGASTLTMQYVRMGIAYSATHPADVVAATEDTSARKLREMNYALQIEKTLSKDEILTSYLNLAAFGNGAYGVYAASQVYFNKPPKDLTIDEAAMLAGLVKAPTSFDPTTKSGYPQAVARRDYVIDNMVKTGAVTQEQAAEAKAVELKVKGKRAPNGCVATKKNAWGFFCDFFYRWWMSEETFGSTTYDRERRLKSGGYTIVTTLDTQAQDGADKAVRKAKSVKSKEAAMVAVVEPGTGRVRALSVNRNFKLDNPNNPKNLPHSDPKQRKNDKRGNYPSTVNPLLTGGDGITGYQAGSVFKLYTIVAALEKGIPLDYTINAPQQFKSEYIISRSSPAACEGTHFYCPTNSNRQPGGVKNMWSAFSASTNTYFVPLQQQVGAANVVDVAKRLGIQFRQSEDAKFAATKEAANQWGAFTLGVSQVTPLELANSYATLAADGKYCEPIPVQEIRDLDGNKLDVANPRCEKRISTDVARAAVDAARCPVGDNSPTAKCGGSRTAAEGRGIVGKPIAGKSGTTDGEKAASLVAMTKQYAVAGILADPDWPQTNVKMKHKTADGINPPVYETLRDAMKGKKGIDFDPPGRKLSEGEQRTIPGVKCTSIDQARSRVSGAGFQAIVSSARVTSECPAGTAAGTSPEGRTIKNGIVTILVSSGGGGNNDSGGGNDGGNGRPGGAPSNPSRPPDRPGG; the protein is encoded by the coding sequence ATGCGGAAACGTGACCACAACATCCTGACCAACGCCGCATCGCTGCTCATCTGTGGGCTGTTGGCGGGCGTGGTGGTCGCCGCAGCGGCCTTCCCCGCGGTGGCGATGTCTGGCCTGGCCGCCAAGGCCGGCGCGGAGACCTTCGGCGCGCTGCCGAAGGAACTGACGATGTCCCGCGCCCCCCAGATCAGCTACCTGCTGGCCAGCGACAAGAAGACACCACTGGCCACGATGTACGACGAGAACCGGCGGGACATCACGTTCGCCGACATCGGCGAGAACATGCGCAACGCGATCATCGCGGCCGAGGACCACGACTTCTACCACCACAACGGAGTCGACCTCAACGGCGTCGCCCGCGCCTTCGTCAACAACAGCGCCGCCGGCAACGACCGGCAGGGCGCCTCGACGCTGACCATGCAGTACGTCCGGATGGGCATCGCGTACTCGGCGACGCACCCGGCCGACGTGGTCGCCGCGACGGAGGACACCAGCGCCCGCAAGCTGCGCGAGATGAACTACGCGTTGCAGATCGAGAAAACGCTCAGCAAGGACGAGATCCTGACGAGCTACCTCAACCTCGCCGCGTTCGGCAACGGCGCGTACGGCGTCTACGCCGCCAGCCAGGTCTACTTCAACAAGCCGCCGAAGGACCTGACGATCGACGAGGCCGCCATGCTGGCCGGTCTCGTGAAGGCGCCGACCTCGTTCGACCCGACCACCAAGAGCGGCTACCCGCAGGCGGTCGCCCGGCGTGACTACGTGATCGACAACATGGTCAAGACCGGGGCCGTCACCCAGGAGCAGGCCGCCGAGGCCAAGGCCGTCGAACTCAAGGTCAAGGGCAAGCGGGCGCCGAACGGCTGCGTCGCCACCAAGAAGAACGCCTGGGGCTTCTTCTGCGACTTCTTCTACCGCTGGTGGATGTCGGAGGAGACGTTCGGGTCGACCACGTACGACCGGGAGCGGCGGCTCAAGAGCGGCGGCTACACGATCGTGACCACGCTGGACACGCAGGCACAGGACGGTGCCGACAAGGCGGTCCGCAAGGCCAAGTCGGTGAAGTCCAAGGAGGCCGCGATGGTCGCGGTGGTCGAGCCCGGCACCGGCCGGGTCCGGGCCCTCTCGGTGAACCGCAACTTCAAGCTGGACAACCCGAACAACCCGAAGAACCTGCCGCACAGCGACCCCAAGCAGCGCAAGAACGACAAACGCGGCAACTATCCGAGCACGGTCAACCCGCTACTCACCGGCGGTGACGGGATCACCGGTTACCAGGCCGGCTCGGTCTTCAAGCTCTACACGATCGTGGCCGCGCTGGAAAAGGGCATCCCGCTCGACTACACCATCAACGCCCCGCAGCAGTTCAAGTCGGAGTACATCATCTCCCGCAGCAGTCCGGCCGCCTGCGAAGGTACGCACTTCTACTGCCCGACCAACTCGAACAGACAGCCCGGTGGCGTGAAGAACATGTGGAGCGCCTTCTCCGCCTCGACCAACACGTACTTCGTCCCGCTGCAACAGCAGGTGGGCGCGGCGAACGTGGTGGACGTGGCCAAGCGCCTGGGCATCCAGTTCCGGCAGAGCGAGGACGCGAAGTTCGCCGCCACCAAGGAGGCGGCGAACCAGTGGGGCGCCTTCACGCTGGGCGTCTCCCAGGTCACCCCGCTGGAGTTGGCCAACTCGTACGCCACGCTGGCCGCTGACGGCAAGTACTGCGAGCCGATCCCGGTGCAGGAGATCCGCGATCTGGACGGCAACAAGCTGGACGTCGCGAACCCACGGTGCGAGAAGCGGATCAGCACGGACGTGGCCCGTGCCGCCGTCGACGCGGCCCGCTGCCCGGTCGGTGACAACTCCCCCACCGCCAAGTGCGGCGGCAGCCGGACGGCCGCCGAAGGTCGGGGCATCGTGGGAAAGCCGATCGCTGGCAAGTCCGGCACCACCGACGGCGAGAAGGCCGCCTCCCTGGTCGCGATGACCAAGCAGTACGCGGTGGCCGGCATCTTGGCCGATCCGGACTGGCCGCAGACCAACGTCAAGATGAAGCACAAGACGGCGGACGGCATCAATCCGCCGGTTTATGAGACGCTGCGCGACGCCATGAAGGGCAAAAAAGGGATCGACTTCGACCCACCCGGCAGGAAGTTGTCCGAGGGCGAGCAGCGCACCATCCCCGGTGTGAAGTGCACTTCCATCGACCAGGCCAGATCCCGCGTCTCCGGTGCCGGATTCCAGGCGATCGTCTCCAGCGCCCGGGTCACCTCGGAATGCCCGGCCGGCACCGCCGCCGGCACCAGCCCCGAGGGCCGCACCATCAAGAACGGCATCGTGACGATCCTGGTCAGCTCCGGTGGCGGTGGCAACAACGACTCCGGTGGCGGTAACGACGGCGGCAACGGCCGACCGGGCGGTGCGCCGAGCAACCCGAGTCGGCCCCCGGACCGACCGGGCGGCTGA
- a CDS encoding WhiB family transcriptional regulator: MGMITDWPSFAACQNGDPDALFVQGAEQNVAKRICRSCPVRYECLADALDNRIEFGVWGGMTERERRALLRRHPQVTSWRKMFEAAMKKNAKDKTGKDKILATT; this comes from the coding sequence ATGGGCATGATCACTGACTGGCCGTCATTTGCGGCATGTCAGAACGGGGACCCGGACGCGTTGTTCGTACAGGGCGCCGAACAGAACGTGGCCAAGCGGATCTGCCGGAGTTGCCCAGTCCGCTACGAGTGCCTGGCCGACGCGCTGGACAACCGCATCGAGTTCGGCGTCTGGGGTGGCATGACCGAACGCGAACGCCGGGCGTTGCTGCGTCGGCACCCGCAGGTGACCAGCTGGCGCAAGATGTTCGAGGCGGCGATGAAAAAGAACGCCAAGGACAAGACCGGCAAGGACAAGATCCTGGCCACCACCTGA
- a CDS encoding DUF4177 domain-containing protein, giving the protein MQKWEYATVPLLVHATKQILDNWGEDGWELVSVVPGPNPEQLVAYLKRPKA; this is encoded by the coding sequence ATGCAGAAGTGGGAATACGCCACGGTCCCGCTGCTGGTCCACGCGACCAAGCAGATCCTCGACAACTGGGGTGAGGACGGCTGGGAACTGGTCTCCGTCGTACCCGGGCCGAACCCGGAGCAACTCGTCGCCTACCTCAAGCGCCCGAAGGCATAA
- a CDS encoding iron-containing redox enzyme family protein has product MARPLDQQARSRELFVIAVDPETSFPGDPFVARLRSEIGDTADRESLPAALDGLRDEAVRWSTAESRRFEELGSTATAPLGTESLVRRTALAAAPLALRSGAWLQWQSAPGNADDATTLRILTLYASDVGVGRPQDSRGSVYLALLRHLHLSEHAVPVARLVHDPRVADHHFCLPATLLAMSRRPAEFRPEIIGADLCLRTVGLLPALRLVRQAHPQLVEWSAIDPSAARDGETRTGLELCLDVIEHGFDDAELARVTDGFRWAFTVLRRWSTSLLAELEEALDPAYEMAELLRHRAREGAVYHRDFTVADRPLSSWLEEARTDPRGLLAELAASRLVKPGRSAQSPLVNGLVGERGPMFRVFSPADLVVIRRWIDSLPTGQPERVRPGPVHEGRTVSPELLASVTGGAGTGGPVAGDREPADVREAYHLLQQRTDTPAVRRFAVDYVRGWLARSRHNMATDPQRLPDVWGREGLRPWLVEQHDRQGRDFEESAGAPMPTREDLVDSTVQLAPLTLIDGAWLQGFTDYEHAASEQGYFLFETYWDELGNGVPRMNHPLIYREVLAEMDVQVPPTASREFAEWDGFRDGSFELPVYWLSIGRFPRTFLPEILGLNLAMELSGVGGTYRRARQALKSYGFSTKFVDIHNTIDNVATGHSAWAADAVDTYLASLPVSHGAQAITEVWDRVRTGFRSLNPPTGLLARRAFRRARKASRSLAAI; this is encoded by the coding sequence GTGGCCCGACCGCTTGATCAGCAGGCCCGGTCCCGCGAGTTGTTCGTCATCGCGGTCGACCCCGAGACCTCCTTTCCGGGCGACCCGTTCGTCGCGCGGCTGCGGTCGGAGATCGGCGACACCGCCGACCGTGAGTCGCTGCCGGCAGCACTGGACGGGCTGCGGGACGAGGCGGTCCGCTGGTCGACCGCCGAGTCTCGCCGGTTCGAGGAGTTGGGCTCCACGGCCACGGCTCCGCTGGGCACGGAGTCCCTGGTCCGCCGCACCGCGCTCGCGGCCGCACCACTCGCGCTACGGTCCGGGGCCTGGTTGCAGTGGCAGAGTGCGCCGGGAAACGCGGACGACGCGACGACGTTGCGCATCCTGACCCTGTACGCCTCCGACGTCGGTGTCGGCCGGCCGCAGGACTCGCGCGGCAGCGTGTACCTGGCCCTGCTCCGTCACCTGCACCTGTCCGAGCACGCGGTGCCGGTGGCCCGGCTGGTGCACGACCCCCGGGTGGCCGACCACCACTTCTGTCTGCCCGCGACCCTGCTGGCCATGAGCCGGAGACCGGCCGAGTTCCGCCCCGAGATCATCGGCGCCGACCTGTGTCTGCGTACGGTCGGACTGCTGCCCGCCTTGCGGCTGGTGCGTCAGGCGCATCCGCAGCTCGTGGAGTGGAGTGCGATCGATCCGTCCGCTGCCCGGGACGGTGAGACGCGGACCGGGCTGGAGCTGTGCCTGGACGTCATCGAGCACGGTTTCGACGACGCGGAGCTGGCCCGAGTGACCGACGGTTTCCGGTGGGCGTTCACCGTGCTGAGGCGGTGGAGCACGAGTCTTCTCGCCGAGTTGGAGGAGGCCCTCGACCCGGCGTACGAGATGGCCGAGTTGCTCCGCCACCGGGCGCGGGAGGGCGCGGTCTACCACCGGGACTTCACGGTGGCGGACCGGCCGCTGTCGAGCTGGTTGGAGGAGGCCCGGACGGATCCGCGCGGATTGCTGGCCGAGCTTGCCGCCAGCCGCCTGGTCAAACCGGGCCGCTCCGCGCAGAGTCCGCTGGTCAACGGCCTCGTCGGGGAACGGGGCCCGATGTTCCGGGTGTTCTCCCCGGCCGACCTGGTCGTCATCCGCCGCTGGATCGACTCGCTCCCCACCGGGCAGCCGGAGCGGGTTCGCCCCGGGCCGGTCCACGAGGGGCGGACGGTCTCCCCGGAACTGCTGGCCTCGGTCACGGGCGGCGCGGGCACGGGCGGTCCGGTCGCGGGCGACCGGGAGCCGGCCGACGTCCGGGAGGCGTACCACCTGCTCCAGCAGCGGACGGACACCCCGGCCGTCCGTCGGTTCGCGGTCGACTACGTACGGGGCTGGCTGGCGCGGTCCCGGCACAACATGGCGACGGACCCGCAGCGGCTGCCCGACGTGTGGGGCCGGGAGGGCCTGCGTCCCTGGCTCGTCGAGCAGCACGACCGGCAGGGGCGTGACTTCGAGGAGTCGGCCGGCGCGCCGATGCCGACGCGGGAGGATCTCGTCGACTCCACCGTGCAGTTGGCCCCGTTGACGTTGATCGACGGCGCCTGGCTACAGGGGTTCACCGACTACGAACACGCGGCGTCGGAGCAGGGCTACTTCCTGTTCGAGACCTACTGGGACGAGCTCGGCAACGGCGTACCACGGATGAACCACCCGTTGATCTATCGGGAGGTGCTCGCCGAGATGGACGTCCAGGTGCCACCGACGGCGTCGCGGGAGTTCGCCGAGTGGGACGGGTTCCGGGACGGGTCCTTCGAGCTTCCGGTGTACTGGCTCAGCATCGGGCGCTTCCCGCGTACGTTCCTGCCGGAGATCCTCGGGCTGAACCTGGCCATGGAGCTGTCCGGCGTCGGCGGGACGTACCGCCGGGCCCGCCAGGCGCTGAAGAGCTACGGCTTCTCCACGAAGTTCGTGGACATCCACAACACGATCGACAACGTCGCCACCGGCCATTCCGCCTGGGCCGCCGACGCCGTCGACACCTATCTCGCCTCGCTGCCGGTGTCCCACGGCGCGCAGGCGATCACCGAGGTCTGGGACCGGGTACGCACCGGGTTCCGATCGCTCAACCCACCGACCGGTCTGCTGGCACGACGGGCGTTTCGCCGCGCCCGCAAGGCCAGCAGGTCACTCGCCGCCATCTGA
- a CDS encoding RidA family protein yields MSNGPHGKLAELGLALPEVVPPVASYVPAVQSGQHVYVSGQLPMAEGKLLATGKVGAGVSAEQAKQLAERCALNALAAIDSLVGLENIVKIVKLTGFVASAPGFTGQPGVINGASDLFGAVFGEAGRHARSAVGVAELPLDAPVEVEVIVEVA; encoded by the coding sequence GTGAGCAACGGACCGCACGGGAAGTTGGCGGAACTCGGGTTGGCGCTGCCGGAGGTGGTGCCGCCGGTGGCGAGCTACGTGCCGGCGGTGCAGTCCGGCCAGCACGTGTACGTCTCCGGGCAACTCCCGATGGCCGAGGGCAAGCTACTGGCCACCGGCAAGGTCGGCGCCGGTGTCTCCGCCGAGCAGGCCAAGCAGCTCGCCGAGCGGTGCGCCCTCAACGCGCTCGCCGCGATCGACTCGCTGGTCGGCCTGGAGAACATCGTCAAGATCGTCAAGTTGACCGGTTTCGTGGCGAGCGCCCCCGGCTTCACCGGTCAGCCCGGCGTCATCAACGGCGCGTCGGACCTGTTCGGCGCGGTCTTCGGCGAGGCCGGTCGGCACGCCCGGTCGGCCGTCGGCGTGGCGGAGCTGCCGCTCGACGCCCCGGTCGAGGTCGAGGTCATCGTCGAGGTCGCCTGA
- a CDS encoding Rv0361 family membrane protein, with amino-acid sequence MTQPPAGGPTGPTDPLPAGPPVHPTSPAGPGPASASPGGYPPYPSPATPPRRRGGALAASIALAVVLLLCGGGGVVAFLTVRDAESGEGAQDPSVAVDDFLTAVYQERDAAKAARLVCTDARDQDKIRAKVAEVEQYVTAHQSPRFRWDTPKVDNETGDRATVTTTVTVTTADEKIADQDLRFTVIRTSGWWVCEVA; translated from the coding sequence ATGACCCAGCCACCCGCCGGCGGCCCGACCGGCCCCACCGACCCGCTGCCGGCCGGCCCACCGGTCCACCCCACCTCGCCAGCCGGTCCGGGACCGGCGTCTGCCTCGCCGGGCGGCTACCCGCCGTACCCGTCGCCGGCCACGCCACCGCGCAGACGGGGCGGCGCCCTGGCGGCCTCGATCGCACTGGCCGTGGTGCTGCTGCTCTGCGGCGGTGGCGGCGTGGTCGCGTTCCTGACCGTGCGCGACGCCGAGTCCGGCGAGGGCGCCCAGGACCCGTCGGTGGCGGTCGACGACTTCCTCACCGCCGTCTACCAGGAGCGGGACGCGGCCAAGGCGGCCCGGCTGGTCTGCACCGACGCACGCGACCAGGACAAGATCCGGGCGAAGGTCGCCGAGGTCGAGCAGTACGTGACCGCTCACCAGAGCCCCCGGTTCCGCTGGGACACCCCGAAGGTGGACAACGAGACCGGTGACCGCGCCACCGTCACCACCACGGTGACCGTGACGACCGCCGACGAGAAGATCGCCGACCAGGACCTGCGCTTCACGGTGATCCGGACGAGCGGCTGGTGGGTCTGCGAGGTCGCCTGA
- a CDS encoding ArsA family ATPase, producing the protein MVPSDNAAPPLDVDRILADPGVRIVVCCGAGGVGKTTTAAALALRAAERHGRRTVVLTIDPARRLAQSLGLTELDNTPRQVKGIDVEDSGGELHAMMLDMKRTFDDVVLAHTDPTKASEIFANPFYQAMSSTFAGTQEYMAMEKLGQLHARGDWDLILVDTPPSRSALDFLDAPARLSRFLDGRMLRLLLAPARTGGRSMFSLVTASFGMFSRVVQKILGAQLLTDLSGFVAALDSMFGGFRQRAEQTYRILQARETAFLLVAAPEPDAVREAAYFAGRLGKENMPLAGLVLNRVHRPADTGLDASASRAAADRLASAGGHEGVVEVLRAHAALAEQAVREQRVSARFTEAFPQVPTVSVTAQPADVHDVDGLRTIGAAISRS; encoded by the coding sequence TTGGTGCCTTCCGACAACGCCGCGCCGCCGCTGGACGTCGACCGGATCCTGGCCGATCCCGGCGTACGGATCGTGGTCTGCTGCGGTGCGGGCGGGGTGGGTAAGACGACCACGGCCGCCGCTCTCGCACTCCGTGCGGCCGAGCGCCACGGCCGCCGTACGGTGGTGCTCACCATCGACCCGGCCCGACGGCTGGCCCAGTCGCTGGGCCTGACCGAGCTGGACAACACGCCCCGGCAGGTGAAGGGGATCGACGTCGAGGACAGCGGCGGCGAACTGCACGCCATGATGCTCGACATGAAGCGCACCTTCGACGACGTGGTGCTCGCGCACACCGACCCGACGAAGGCGTCCGAGATCTTCGCCAACCCCTTCTACCAGGCGATGAGTTCCACCTTCGCCGGTACGCAGGAGTACATGGCGATGGAGAAGCTGGGTCAGTTGCACGCACGCGGCGACTGGGACCTGATCCTGGTGGACACTCCGCCGTCGCGGTCGGCGTTGGACTTCCTGGACGCGCCGGCCCGGCTGTCCCGGTTCCTCGACGGGCGGATGCTGCGCCTCCTGCTGGCCCCGGCACGGACCGGCGGGCGCAGCATGTTCAGCCTGGTCACCGCCTCCTTCGGGATGTTCTCCCGGGTGGTACAGAAGATCCTCGGCGCGCAGTTGCTGACTGATCTGTCCGGCTTCGTGGCCGCGCTCGACTCGATGTTCGGCGGGTTCCGGCAGCGGGCGGAGCAGACGTACCGGATCCTCCAGGCGCGTGAGACGGCGTTCCTGCTGGTCGCGGCGCCGGAGCCGGATGCGGTCCGGGAGGCCGCCTACTTCGCCGGGCGGCTGGGGAAGGAAAACATGCCGCTCGCCGGTCTGGTGCTCAACCGGGTGCACCGCCCGGCCGACACCGGGTTGGACGCGTCGGCCAGTCGGGCCGCCGCCGACCGGCTGGCCTCGGCCGGCGGCCACGAGGGCGTCGTCGAGGTGTTGCGCGCCCACGCGGCCCTGGCCGAGCAGGCGGTACGCGAGCAGCGGGTGTCGGCGCGGTTCACCGAGGCGTTCCCGCAGGTGCCGACGGTCTCGGTGACGGCACAGCCCGCCGACGTGCACGACGTCGACGGGCTGCGGACGATCGGGGCGGCGATCAGCCGCTCCTGA
- a CDS encoding ArsA-related P-loop ATPase: MGAAQRPADRAGTEWPARLHVVTGKGGTGKTSVAAALALALAAGGRRTLLVEVEGRQGIAQLFGTDPLPYAERHLADTADGGEVWALTVDAEEALLEYLDMFYKLGAAGRALRKLGAIDFATTIAPGLRDVLLTGKVKEATTRTVEQRRVYDAVVLDAPPTGRIARFLNVTAETARLAKVGPIKTQSEGVSVLLRSPMTAVHVVTLLEEMPVQETVDAIAELASLGFGVGRVIVNGTRPPLPAGRVVTEAELTRGLRAAGLPADRRTVSGLRDEARDQAVRRELEDSLRADLAELDVPLVELPLLPDGVDRAGLDELAAALVQGD, encoded by the coding sequence GTGGGAGCAGCGCAGCGCCCGGCCGATCGGGCCGGCACGGAGTGGCCCGCCCGCCTGCACGTGGTGACCGGTAAGGGCGGCACGGGCAAGACCAGCGTCGCCGCCGCCCTGGCGCTGGCCCTGGCCGCCGGTGGGCGCCGCACACTGCTGGTCGAGGTGGAGGGCCGCCAGGGCATCGCCCAGCTCTTCGGCACCGACCCGCTGCCGTACGCCGAGCGGCACCTGGCCGACACGGCGGACGGCGGCGAGGTGTGGGCGCTCACGGTGGACGCCGAGGAGGCGTTGCTGGAGTACCTGGACATGTTCTACAAGCTGGGTGCCGCCGGCCGGGCGCTGCGCAAGCTCGGCGCGATCGACTTCGCCACCACCATCGCCCCGGGCCTGCGCGACGTACTACTCACCGGCAAGGTCAAGGAGGCCACCACCCGCACCGTCGAGCAACGGCGGGTCTACGACGCGGTGGTGCTGGACGCCCCGCCGACCGGCCGGATCGCCCGTTTCCTGAACGTGACCGCGGAGACCGCCCGGCTGGCCAAGGTCGGCCCGATCAAGACCCAGAGCGAGGGGGTCTCGGTGCTGCTGCGTTCGCCGATGACCGCGGTGCACGTGGTGACCCTGTTGGAGGAGATGCCGGTCCAGGAGACCGTCGACGCGATCGCTGAGCTGGCCTCGCTCGGGTTCGGGGTGGGCCGGGTGATCGTCAACGGGACCCGGCCGCCGCTGCCGGCAGGGCGGGTGGTCACCGAGGCGGAGCTTACGCGGGGGCTGCGCGCCGCCGGGCTGCCCGCCGACCGGCGGACCGTCTCCGGGCTGCGCGACGAGGCACGCGACCAGGCCGTCCGCCGGGAGTTGGAGGACTCGCTCCGCGCCGACCTGGCCGAACTCGACGTGCCCCTGGTGGAGCTGCCGCTGCTGCCCGACGGGGTGGACCGGGCCGGCCTGGACGAGCTCGCCGCCGCCCTGGTGCAGGGCGATTGA